Proteins from one Streptomyces sp. NBC_00390 genomic window:
- the tkt gene encoding transketolase has protein sequence MTDLDTLSVNTIRGLCMDAVEKAQSGHPGTPMGIAPVAYTLWQRFLRYDPQNPIWPNRDRFVLSEGHASALLWSLLHLSGVRAVDPDYEVLGRPAVTLDDLKSFRQLDSRCPGHPEYRWTSGVETTTGPLGQGVATSVGMAIAGRWLAARYNRDEFPLFDFDVYALAGDGCMMEGISSEAASLAGHLRLSSLCWIYDSNRVTIEGHTDIAFTEDVAARFLAYGWNVTTVADANDLDAVERAFHTFRAESERPTLILVHSHIGYGSPVEDSPKAHGSPLGAEGVRAAKRFLGLPEDEQFWVPDSVRERFDEGIGARGGDLNTAWVKRFEAYRATWPDLADELERMQRREVPDGWDGALPDFPADPKGLATRDSSGQVLNALAQSIPWLLGGSADLAPSTKTRLTFPGAGDFEPDDPSGRNLHLGVREHTSAAIANGMALTKLRPYWSGFLIFSDYAKAAIRLSALMEIPVLHIFTHDSIGVGEDGPTHQPVEQLAGLRAMPGLLVFRPCDAGEVVETWRLVAALRHEPAALVLSRQALPTLDRSRLASASGVARGAYVLADAPSGEPQVILLATGSEVSLALSARDELAAEGIGARVVSMPCWELFDRQPREYRDEVLPPWVTARVGIEQASTFGWDRYVGDGGALIGMHTYGASAPLKHLLTKFGFTPQRVAQVARELLAARQEART, from the coding sequence ATGACCGACCTGGACACGCTGTCGGTGAACACCATCCGCGGTCTGTGCATGGATGCCGTCGAGAAGGCCCAGTCGGGGCACCCGGGCACGCCCATGGGAATCGCGCCCGTCGCCTACACGCTCTGGCAACGGTTCCTGCGGTACGACCCACAGAACCCGATCTGGCCAAACCGCGACCGCTTCGTCCTCTCCGAGGGGCATGCCTCGGCGCTGCTGTGGTCCCTGCTGCATCTGTCCGGGGTCCGCGCGGTCGACCCCGACTACGAGGTGCTGGGACGCCCGGCGGTGACCCTCGACGACCTGAAGTCGTTCCGGCAGCTCGACTCCCGCTGCCCCGGCCACCCCGAATACCGTTGGACGAGCGGTGTCGAGACCACGACCGGACCGCTCGGCCAGGGGGTCGCCACCTCCGTCGGGATGGCGATCGCCGGCAGGTGGCTCGCCGCGCGGTACAACCGGGACGAGTTCCCGCTCTTCGACTTCGACGTGTACGCGCTTGCCGGGGACGGCTGCATGATGGAGGGCATCTCCTCGGAGGCCGCCTCGCTCGCCGGACACCTGCGGCTGTCCAGCCTGTGCTGGATCTACGACTCCAACCGGGTCACCATCGAGGGCCACACCGACATCGCCTTCACCGAGGACGTCGCCGCCCGCTTCCTCGCATACGGCTGGAACGTGACCACGGTCGCCGACGCCAACGACCTCGACGCCGTCGAGCGCGCGTTCCACACCTTCCGGGCCGAGAGCGAGCGGCCCACCCTGATCCTGGTGCACAGCCACATCGGCTACGGCTCACCCGTGGAGGACTCGCCGAAGGCCCATGGATCGCCGCTCGGGGCCGAGGGTGTGCGGGCGGCCAAACGCTTCCTCGGCCTGCCTGAGGACGAACAGTTCTGGGTGCCCGACAGTGTCCGTGAACGGTTCGACGAGGGCATCGGTGCCCGTGGCGGCGACCTGAACACCGCCTGGGTCAAGCGGTTCGAGGCCTACCGCGCCACCTGGCCAGATCTGGCCGACGAGCTGGAACGGATGCAGCGCAGGGAAGTTCCCGACGGGTGGGACGGCGCACTCCCCGACTTTCCCGCCGACCCGAAGGGTCTGGCCACCAGGGATTCCTCGGGTCAGGTGCTGAACGCTCTCGCGCAGAGCATCCCCTGGCTCCTGGGTGGCTCCGCGGACCTTGCGCCGTCGACCAAGACCCGCCTCACGTTCCCCGGCGCGGGGGACTTCGAACCCGACGACCCGTCCGGGCGCAACCTCCACCTGGGCGTGCGGGAGCACACGTCGGCGGCCATCGCCAACGGAATGGCCCTGACCAAGCTGCGGCCGTACTGGTCGGGGTTCCTCATCTTCTCCGACTACGCCAAGGCGGCCATCCGGCTGTCCGCGCTGATGGAGATCCCGGTTCTGCACATCTTCACCCACGACTCCATCGGAGTCGGCGAGGACGGCCCCACTCACCAGCCCGTCGAACAGCTCGCCGGGCTGCGCGCGATGCCGGGACTGCTGGTGTTCCGGCCCTGCGACGCGGGCGAAGTCGTCGAGACCTGGCGGCTGGTCGCCGCCCTGCGCCACGAGCCGGCCGCGCTCGTCCTCTCCCGCCAGGCGCTTCCCACGCTCGACCGCTCGCGGCTCGCCTCCGCATCGGGAGTCGCCCGCGGCGCCTACGTACTGGCCGACGCGCCCTCCGGCGAGCCGCAGGTGATCCTGCTCGCCACCGGTTCCGAGGTGTCCCTGGCGCTGTCCGCCCGGGACGAACTCGCCGCCGAGGGCATCGGGGCCAGGGTGGTGAGCATGCCCTGCTGGGAGCTGTTCGACCGTCAGCCGCGCGAGTACCGCGACGAGGTGCTGCCACCGTGGGTGACCGCACGGGTCGGCATCGAGCAGGCGTCGACGTTCGGCTGGGACCGGTATGTGGGCGACGGCGGCGCCCTCATCGGCATGCACACCTACGGCGCGTCGGCGCCCCTGAAGCACTTGCTCACGAAGTTCGGATTCACCCCGCAACGAGTGGCCCAGGTCGCGCGCGAACTGCTGGCGGCCCGGCAGGAGGCGAGGACGTGA
- the gnd gene encoding phosphogluconate dehydrogenase (NAD(+)-dependent, decarboxylating): MTTDTPMQLGMIGLGRMGANLVRRLMRDGHRCVVFDLDTEAVKELEKEGATAASSLSDLVDKLEQPRNVWLMLPAGVVQPTLDQLAALLDADDTVIDGGNSYYRDDITRAGQLAPSGIHYVDCGTSGGVWGLERGYCLMIGGEDGAVTRLDPVFRTIAPGTGNAEPTPGRTRTDGTAPEGYLHCGPSGAGHFVKMVHNGVEYGMMAAIAEGLSIIKHADAGLRSQSVDAETAPLREPEVYQYEIDVAEVAEVWRRGSVVGSWLVDLVADALARSPELDSFTGRVSDSGEGRWTVVAAVEESVPAPVISAALIERYESRGLGEFTDKVLSAMRGEFGGHAEKAG, translated from the coding sequence ATGACCACTGACACACCTATGCAGCTCGGCATGATCGGGCTCGGCCGGATGGGCGCCAACCTGGTGCGCCGGCTGATGCGCGACGGCCACCGCTGCGTCGTCTTCGACCTGGACACCGAAGCCGTGAAGGAGCTGGAGAAGGAGGGAGCGACAGCGGCATCCTCGCTCAGCGACCTGGTCGACAAGCTGGAGCAGCCGAGAAATGTCTGGCTGATGCTTCCGGCCGGCGTGGTACAGCCCACTCTTGACCAGCTTGCGGCCCTGCTGGACGCGGACGACACCGTCATCGACGGCGGCAACTCGTACTACCGGGACGACATCACCCGCGCCGGGCAGCTCGCCCCCAGCGGCATCCACTATGTCGACTGCGGCACCTCGGGCGGCGTCTGGGGTCTCGAGCGCGGCTACTGCCTGATGATCGGCGGCGAGGACGGAGCGGTGACACGGCTGGACCCGGTCTTCCGCACCATCGCACCCGGTACCGGGAACGCCGAACCCACCCCTGGCAGGACCCGGACCGACGGGACCGCGCCCGAGGGCTATCTGCACTGCGGACCGAGTGGTGCCGGCCACTTCGTGAAGATGGTTCACAACGGTGTCGAGTACGGGATGATGGCCGCCATCGCCGAGGGGCTCAGCATCATCAAGCACGCGGACGCCGGGCTGCGTTCGCAGTCCGTCGATGCCGAGACCGCCCCGCTGCGCGAGCCCGAGGTCTACCAGTACGAGATCGACGTGGCCGAGGTCGCCGAGGTGTGGCGCCGCGGTTCGGTGGTCGGCTCCTGGCTGGTCGACCTCGTCGCGGACGCACTGGCCCGCTCGCCGGAACTCGACAGTTTCACCGGCCGGGTCTCCGACTCCGGGGAGGGCCGGTGGACGGTCGTGGCGGCGGTCGAGGAGAGCGTGCCCGCGCCCGTCATCAGCGCGGCGCTGATCGAGCGGTACGAATCGCGCGGGCTGGGCGAGTTCACCGACAAAGTGCTGTCCGCGATGCGCGGTGAGTTCGGCGGTCACGCCGAGAAGGCGGGGTGA
- the zwf gene encoding glucose-6-phosphate dehydrogenase has translation MAGPSQPENGTPVPEDHVIVLFGATGDLARRKLLPGLFHLAKAGLLPARYRIVGSAPSQAALSDDDFRKRAREAVAEFGRSKPEGAAWQEFEDALSFGAADPDDPGPLLAAVQEAERAVGGSPRRLFHLAVPPKAFASVVEMLGATGLADNARLIVEKPFGTDLPSARALNATIHAVFDESRVFRIDHFLGKESVDNILALRFANGFFEPIWNRDHISHVQIDVPEKIGIEGRAQFFEGTGTFRDMIVTHLFQLMGFVAMEPPTTLAAKPLRDEKAKVFESMRPLDPAHVVRGQYEGYRDEQGVDPRSDTETFVALRVELENWRWAGVPFFLRSGKSLGQGRHVVTLGFREPALRMFPLAARDVPEARSNELVIDFDDPGRIAARFLVKDPGPAMRLSEAEMVFDYASSFNAMYALEGYERLILDAMLGDQSLFTRSDGIERLWEASTPLLEDPPPVEPYAPGSWGPESIDRLIAPYRWSLPDRR, from the coding sequence GTGGCCGGCCCCTCCCAGCCCGAAAACGGCACGCCGGTCCCCGAGGACCACGTCATCGTGCTGTTCGGTGCCACCGGCGACCTCGCCCGGCGCAAGCTCCTGCCGGGACTCTTCCACCTCGCCAAGGCCGGTCTGCTGCCGGCCCGCTACCGCATCGTAGGCTCGGCACCGTCACAGGCCGCGCTCAGTGACGACGACTTCCGCAAGCGGGCGCGGGAGGCGGTCGCGGAGTTCGGCAGGTCGAAGCCGGAAGGGGCGGCGTGGCAGGAGTTCGAGGACGCGCTGTCCTTCGGCGCGGCCGATCCCGACGATCCCGGGCCGCTTCTCGCGGCCGTGCAAGAGGCCGAGCGGGCCGTCGGCGGGAGCCCGCGGCGCCTGTTCCACCTCGCCGTGCCGCCGAAGGCGTTCGCCTCCGTGGTCGAGATGCTCGGGGCCACCGGCCTCGCCGACAACGCCCGCCTCATCGTGGAGAAGCCCTTCGGCACGGACCTTCCCTCGGCGCGGGCCCTCAATGCGACGATCCACGCCGTCTTCGACGAGTCCCGGGTCTTCCGCATCGACCACTTCCTCGGCAAGGAGTCCGTCGACAACATCCTGGCCCTCCGGTTCGCCAACGGCTTCTTCGAGCCCATCTGGAACCGCGACCACATCAGCCATGTGCAGATCGACGTGCCGGAGAAGATCGGGATCGAGGGCCGCGCCCAGTTCTTCGAAGGGACCGGCACCTTCCGGGACATGATCGTCACTCATCTCTTCCAGCTCATGGGATTCGTGGCGATGGAACCTCCGACCACCCTCGCGGCGAAGCCCCTGAGGGACGAGAAGGCGAAGGTCTTCGAGAGCATGCGGCCCCTGGATCCGGCACACGTGGTCCGCGGGCAGTACGAGGGCTATCGCGACGAGCAGGGCGTCGACCCCCGGTCGGACACCGAGACGTTTGTCGCGCTGCGGGTGGAACTCGAGAACTGGCGCTGGGCCGGAGTGCCCTTCTTCCTGCGCTCGGGCAAGTCGCTGGGGCAGGGACGGCATGTCGTCACGCTCGGCTTCCGGGAACCGGCCCTGCGCATGTTCCCGCTGGCTGCAAGGGACGTCCCCGAGGCACGGAGCAACGAGCTGGTCATCGATTTCGACGACCCCGGCCGGATCGCCGCCCGTTTCCTGGTGAAGGACCCCGGTCCCGCCATGCGCCTGAGCGAGGCCGAGATGGTCTTCGACTACGCGAGCTCGTTCAACGCGATGTACGCGCTCGAGGGGTACGAGCGCCTCATTCTGGACGCGATGCTGGGCGACCAGTCCCTGTTCACCCGCTCCGACGGGATCGAGCGCCTCTGGGAGGCGTCCACCCCGCTGCTGGAGGACCCGCCGCCGGTCGAGCCCTACGCGCCCGGTTCCTGGGGCCCGGAGTCGATCGACCGGCTCATCGCGCCGTACCGCTGGAGCCTGCCGGACCGCCGCTGA
- a CDS encoding HAD family hydrolase — protein MLGLPDHVRTCLFDLDGVLTRTAKVHAAAWKEMFDGYLRRRAEQEGTSFVPFDAVHDYDEYVDGRPREDGVRTFLSSRGIVLPDGAPGDGPDEETVIGLGSRKNDLVLRKIREQGVEAYEGSVAYVRAARDAGLRRAVVSSSANCRDVLAAAGIEDLFEERIDGIVAREQRLRGKPAPDTYLAAARALGAEPGTAAVFEDALAGVEAGRDGAFGIVVGIDRTGQAAQLRLHGADVVVKDLAELLESP, from the coding sequence ATGCTGGGGCTTCCGGATCACGTACGCACGTGCCTGTTCGATCTCGACGGCGTCCTCACCCGTACCGCGAAAGTGCATGCGGCGGCGTGGAAGGAGATGTTCGACGGCTACCTGCGGCGGCGCGCCGAGCAAGAGGGCACGTCGTTCGTGCCGTTCGACGCCGTCCATGACTACGACGAGTACGTTGACGGCCGCCCCCGCGAGGACGGGGTCCGCACCTTTCTCTCCTCGCGCGGCATCGTCCTGCCCGACGGCGCTCCGGGTGACGGGCCGGACGAGGAGACGGTGATCGGTCTGGGCTCGCGCAAGAACGACCTCGTACTCCGCAAGATCCGCGAGCAGGGCGTGGAGGCGTACGAGGGCTCCGTGGCCTATGTGCGCGCCGCCAGGGACGCCGGTCTGCGGCGCGCCGTCGTCTCGTCGAGTGCCAACTGCCGTGACGTACTGGCCGCCGCCGGCATCGAGGATCTCTTCGAGGAGCGCATCGACGGGATCGTCGCCCGGGAGCAGCGGCTGCGGGGCAAACCGGCACCGGACACCTATCTGGCCGCCGCCCGTGCCCTCGGGGCCGAGCCCGGTACGGCTGCGGTGTTCGAGGACGCCCTGGCCGGGGTGGAGGCAGGCCGGGACGGGGCGTTCGGCATCGTCGTGGGCATCGACCGGACCGGACAGGCCGCTCAACTGCGCCTTCACGGCGCCGATGTCGTCGTGAAGGACCTCGCCGAGCTGCTGGAGTCACCATGA
- a CDS encoding glycoside hydrolase family 65 protein — MITHPSYAVEPWCLRETELNLDVLAQSESVFALANGHIGWRGNLDEGEPCGLPGSYLNGVHELHPLPYAEAGYGYPESGQTMINVTDGKIIRLLVDDHPYDLRYGELTAHERVLDFRTGVLHRTAEWTSPAGRAVRITSHRLVSFTQRAVAAIAYEVEPLDAGATVAVQSELLANEQMPHDAGDPRVAAAIDSPLQPEEDFAQDTRLRLVHRTRMSGQRVAVTADHIVEGPDGTRWSAESEPDVSRLTVTATLAPGEKLRLVKFVGYGWSAERSLPAVHDQVEAAVAAARSTGWEGLLAEQRAFLDHFWSGADVEVDGDAEIQQAVRFALFHVLQAAARGEERAIPAKGLTGTGYDGHSFWDVESFVLPVLTYTAPRAVGPVLRWRHATLPAARDRAHQLGLAGAAFPWRTITGAECSAYWPAGTAAFHVNADIADAVVRYVSATGDETFERGPGLELLVHTARLWHSLGHHDPEGTFHIDGVTGPDEYSAIARDNLYTNLMARRNLMAAAETAGRHADRAEEMGVDDEETAAWRDAAARMAVPYNETLGVHEQSAGFTGFQHWDFDSTSPDQYPLLLHFPYFDLYRKQVVKQADLVLAMLTCSESFTAEEKARNFAYYEPLTVRDSSLSACCQAVLAAETGHLRLAYAYLGEAALMDLENLEHNTRDGLHIASLAGTWIALVTGLGGMRQHDGAAGRPAFAPRLPERLSGLKFTVLLRGRRLRVDISRTAARYTLVEGDPLQILHHGEPLTVSAAETVQRPLPPMPVRPEPQQPKGRRPADRAGAEEPAAGEAAD; from the coding sequence ATGATCACCCATCCCAGCTATGCGGTGGAGCCGTGGTGCCTGCGCGAGACCGAGCTGAACCTCGACGTCCTGGCCCAGAGCGAGTCCGTGTTCGCCCTGGCCAACGGCCATATCGGATGGCGCGGCAATCTCGACGAGGGCGAACCGTGCGGACTGCCCGGCTCCTATCTCAACGGTGTCCACGAACTGCATCCATTGCCGTACGCCGAGGCCGGTTACGGCTATCCGGAGTCCGGCCAGACGATGATCAACGTCACGGACGGAAAGATCATCAGGCTTCTCGTGGACGACCACCCCTACGACCTGCGGTACGGCGAACTGACGGCACACGAGCGGGTACTGGATTTCCGGACCGGAGTGCTGCACCGCACCGCGGAGTGGACTTCACCGGCCGGCCGCGCCGTGCGCATCACCTCGCACCGGCTGGTGTCGTTCACGCAACGGGCCGTCGCCGCGATCGCGTACGAGGTGGAGCCTCTGGACGCCGGCGCCACGGTCGCCGTCCAGTCCGAGCTGCTCGCGAACGAGCAGATGCCCCACGACGCCGGCGACCCGCGGGTCGCGGCCGCGATCGACTCCCCCTTGCAGCCGGAGGAGGACTTCGCCCAGGACACCCGTCTTCGGCTGGTGCACCGCACCAGGATGAGCGGCCAGCGGGTGGCCGTCACCGCCGACCACATCGTCGAAGGACCCGACGGGACGAGATGGTCGGCAGAGAGCGAACCGGACGTCAGCAGGCTCACGGTCACGGCAACGCTGGCGCCCGGGGAGAAGCTGCGGCTGGTGAAGTTCGTGGGCTACGGGTGGTCCGCCGAGCGGTCGCTGCCTGCCGTCCACGACCAGGTCGAGGCGGCGGTGGCCGCGGCACGCAGCACAGGATGGGAGGGGCTGCTCGCCGAGCAGCGGGCGTTCCTGGACCACTTCTGGTCCGGCGCCGACGTCGAGGTGGACGGTGACGCGGAGATCCAGCAGGCCGTGCGCTTCGCCCTCTTCCATGTGCTCCAGGCAGCGGCCCGGGGCGAGGAGCGGGCGATCCCCGCCAAGGGCCTGACGGGCACGGGCTACGACGGGCACTCGTTCTGGGACGTGGAGTCCTTCGTCCTCCCCGTGCTCACCTACACGGCCCCCCGAGCCGTCGGGCCGGTCCTGCGCTGGCGGCACGCCACCCTGCCCGCTGCGCGCGACCGGGCCCACCAGCTCGGGCTGGCCGGAGCGGCGTTCCCGTGGCGGACCATCACCGGCGCGGAGTGCTCGGCCTACTGGCCGGCCGGCACGGCGGCCTTTCACGTCAATGCCGACATCGCCGACGCCGTGGTGCGCTATGTGAGCGCCACCGGCGACGAGACGTTCGAGCGGGGGCCCGGGCTGGAACTGCTGGTGCACACCGCACGGCTGTGGCACTCGCTGGGCCACCACGACCCGGAGGGTACCTTCCACATCGACGGCGTCACGGGCCCCGACGAGTACAGCGCCATCGCCCGCGACAACCTGTACACCAACCTGATGGCGCGTCGGAATCTGATGGCCGCCGCGGAGACGGCGGGGCGCCACGCCGACCGGGCCGAGGAAATGGGGGTCGACGACGAGGAGACCGCCGCGTGGCGCGACGCAGCCGCCCGGATGGCCGTGCCGTACAACGAGACGCTGGGCGTGCACGAGCAGTCCGCCGGGTTCACCGGCTTCCAGCACTGGGACTTCGACTCCACCTCGCCGGACCAGTACCCGCTGCTGCTGCACTTCCCCTACTTCGATCTCTACCGCAAGCAGGTCGTGAAGCAGGCCGACCTGGTCCTCGCCATGCTGACCTGCTCGGAGTCCTTCACGGCCGAGGAGAAGGCCCGCAACTTCGCCTACTACGAGCCGCTGACCGTGCGGGACTCCTCGCTCTCGGCGTGCTGCCAGGCCGTGTTGGCCGCGGAGACCGGGCACCTCCGGCTGGCGTACGCCTATCTGGGCGAGGCGGCACTGATGGACCTGGAGAACCTGGAGCACAACACCCGCGACGGGCTGCACATCGCGTCCCTCGCCGGCACCTGGATCGCCTTGGTGACCGGGCTCGGCGGAATGCGCCAGCACGACGGTGCGGCCGGTCGGCCGGCTTTCGCCCCCCGGCTGCCGGAGCGTCTTTCCGGCCTGAAGTTCACCGTGCTGCTGCGAGGGCGCAGGCTGCGGGTGGACATCAGCCGCACCGCGGCCCGCTACACCCTGGTGGAGGGGGACCCGCTGCAGATCCTGCACCACGGCGAGCCGCTCACGGTCTCGGCGGCAGAGACGGTTCAGCGTCCCCTCCCCCCGATGCCCGTGCGGCCCGAACCGCAGCAGCCCAAGGGGCGTCGCCCGGCCGACCGTGCGGGCGCCGAGGAGCCGGCGGCCGGGGAGGCGGCCGACTGA
- a CDS encoding ArsR/SmtB family transcription factor, whose product MAESSSSSAPCAEFDFAPGDLARLRFAFSPVSEAVASLRMLQDPGRHALHLPWIRAVRPLLGELDLELLFALAPPGPYIADFLTPPPTSPLPDIGAELHLVASADPDKAAAEAARVPAAHSPTVQQFLADPAAGTVRVADLLRRYWDPALSPYWPQIQGLFDSEVLRRSRQLARQGAAAMFNDLHGNISWNGGRLRVTTQAWRRTGPLLGDGMILVPSVFHWPDTTVMAEPYQPMLIYPAPGVATVWQQGIVPTGEALTALIGRTRARILVALAEPATTAVIARRLSMRPGAVSQHLKVLHAGGLLSRNRTGREVFYASTPLGRALCAAS is encoded by the coding sequence GTGGCTGAATCCTCATCCTCGTCCGCCCCGTGCGCAGAGTTCGACTTCGCGCCGGGCGACCTCGCCCGTCTGCGCTTTGCCTTCTCTCCCGTCTCCGAGGCGGTGGCCAGCCTGCGCATGCTGCAAGACCCGGGTCGGCATGCCCTGCATCTGCCGTGGATTCGGGCTGTGCGCCCCCTGCTCGGCGAACTGGACCTGGAGTTGCTGTTCGCGCTCGCCCCACCAGGCCCGTACATCGCCGACTTCCTGACTCCACCGCCGACCAGTCCGCTGCCGGACATCGGCGCCGAACTCCACCTCGTGGCCAGTGCGGATCCCGACAAGGCGGCAGCGGAGGCGGCACGGGTTCCGGCCGCACATTCGCCGACGGTGCAGCAGTTCCTCGCCGATCCGGCCGCCGGGACCGTGCGCGTGGCGGACCTCCTTCGGCGCTACTGGGACCCGGCGCTCTCCCCGTACTGGCCTCAGATCCAAGGGTTGTTCGACTCGGAAGTGCTGCGTCGTTCCCGTCAGCTCGCCCGGCAGGGTGCGGCGGCGATGTTCAACGACCTGCACGGCAACATCAGTTGGAACGGCGGACGGCTGCGCGTGACCACGCAGGCGTGGCGTCGTACAGGCCCGCTCCTGGGCGACGGAATGATCCTGGTGCCGAGCGTCTTCCACTGGCCCGACACGACCGTGATGGCGGAGCCCTACCAGCCGATGCTCATCTACCCCGCCCCCGGCGTCGCCACGGTGTGGCAGCAGGGGATCGTGCCCACCGGCGAGGCGCTCACCGCCCTCATCGGCCGTACCCGTGCGCGGATCCTCGTCGCCTTGGCGGAACCGGCCACCACCGCCGTGATCGCTCGCCGACTGTCCATGCGGCCGGGCGCGGTGAGCCAGCACCTGAAGGTGTTGCACGCCGGCGGACTGCTCAGCCGCAACCGCACCGGCCGCGAAGTCTTCTACGCGTCCACTCCGCTGGGCCGCGCCCTTTGTGCGGCGTCGTAG
- a CDS encoding isochorismatase family protein, producing the protein MSNPFHEPLTTENAALLLVDHQIGLLTGVRDMGTDELKHNVTALTRAAVRLGIPVIATTTSADELWGPLIPELQAVLPKDLEVMDRSTVNAWHDERVRGALESFGRDRIIVAGTSLEVCAALPAISATAAGYTAYVAVDASGTFSATKRETGLARLNQAGVIVSDYASLVVEMLADNAHPIAPHVYEDLDMPFATLVGQFVAARSR; encoded by the coding sequence ATGTCGAACCCGTTCCACGAGCCGCTCACCACCGAGAACGCCGCACTCCTCCTCGTCGACCACCAGATCGGACTGCTCACCGGCGTCAGGGACATGGGCACCGACGAACTGAAGCACAACGTCACCGCTCTGACCCGCGCGGCCGTGCGGCTCGGCATCCCCGTCATCGCCACCACAACGTCGGCCGACGAACTGTGGGGCCCGCTCATTCCCGAACTTCAGGCCGTACTGCCCAAGGACCTGGAGGTGATGGACCGCTCGACGGTCAACGCCTGGCACGACGAGCGGGTCCGCGGCGCACTGGAATCCTTCGGACGGGACCGGATCATCGTGGCGGGCACCTCCCTCGAGGTCTGTGCCGCCCTCCCCGCGATCTCGGCGACCGCCGCCGGATACACCGCCTACGTCGCCGTGGACGCATCCGGCACCTTCTCCGCGACCAAGCGTGAGACCGGCCTGGCGCGCCTGAACCAAGCAGGGGTGATCGTGAGCGACTACGCGAGCCTGGTCGTCGAGATGCTCGCGGACAACGCCCACCCGATCGCGCCGCATGTCTACGAAGACCTCGACATGCCGTTCGCCACGCTCGTCGGGCAGTTCGTGGCGGCCCGCTCCCGCTGA
- a CDS encoding LLM class flavin-dependent oxidoreductase — protein sequence MSDLNFGFSLMPTTDIAHHLELVATAEDGGLDLVGIQDHPYMPALTDTFTLIGHLIAHTEHLTYFPDVASLPLRPPAMLAKTSAALDLVSGGRFELALGAGGYWESIEEMGVARRTPRQGIEAVEEAVHILRALWSPGRPVRFEGRYYRLDGVQAGPAPAHPIGIWLGAQGPRALAQTGRIADGWAAPIPSYLQYEKWAEANARIDTAAREAGRKPDDIMRMAQIVGTITDRPADAEARTGAAPVRGTPDQWARLIARLATEQPFRTFVFWPERSTTEQIHRFAHDVVPVARALLAKPWTMGQEAR from the coding sequence ATGAGCGATCTGAACTTCGGGTTCTCTCTCATGCCGACCACCGATATCGCCCACCATCTGGAGCTGGTCGCCACAGCCGAGGACGGGGGCCTCGACCTCGTCGGCATCCAGGACCACCCCTACATGCCGGCCTTGACCGACACGTTCACCCTCATCGGCCACTTGATCGCCCACACCGAGCACCTCACATATTTCCCGGACGTGGCCAGCCTGCCGCTGCGGCCACCGGCGATGCTGGCCAAGACGTCGGCCGCGCTGGACCTGGTCTCCGGCGGCCGCTTCGAACTCGCCCTGGGCGCCGGGGGCTACTGGGAAAGCATCGAGGAGATGGGCGTCGCGCGACGCACCCCCCGCCAGGGCATCGAAGCCGTGGAGGAGGCCGTCCACATCCTGCGCGCGCTGTGGAGCCCCGGCCGGCCCGTCCGGTTCGAGGGCCGGTACTACCGGCTGGACGGGGTCCAGGCCGGCCCCGCACCCGCGCACCCCATCGGGATCTGGCTCGGCGCGCAGGGGCCGCGAGCACTGGCCCAGACCGGGCGGATCGCCGACGGCTGGGCCGCGCCCATTCCCAGCTACTTGCAGTACGAGAAGTGGGCCGAGGCCAACGCCCGCATCGACACCGCCGCCCGGGAAGCGGGTCGCAAGCCCGACGACATCATGCGCATGGCGCAGATCGTAGGCACCATCACCGACCGACCCGCCGACGCCGAGGCCCGCACCGGCGCCGCACCGGTCCGGGGCACCCCCGACCAGTGGGCCCGCCTCATCGCCCGCCTCGCCACCGAGCAGCCCTTCCGCACCTTCGTGTTCTGGCCCGAACGCTCCACAACCGAACAGATCCACCGCTTCGCCCACGACGTTGTGCCCGTGGCACGCGCTCTCCTCGCCAAGCCATGGACGATGGGCCAAGAGGCCCGCTGA